The stretch of DNA CATCAAAAACCCTGCTCCTTCAAAAAGGTTCTAATAGTGTCTCACAGTAAGGCTACTCTCTTTTGATGTTGTTCAGCCACTAAGCACTGGCCCATCCCGACATCAATGCTAGAAATTGTGGTGCTGCTGGAGCTGATTTCGTTCCATTCATTACGGAGATAGAGCTTGGGCCTAAGACGACTGTAAAAGCTGGTTGATTTGGAGACTCACCTCTTGTAGGGTCATAGAAAAACATCTGTACCCTGCCTGGATCACCATCGGCAGATTTAACATCAAAGCTACTGGCTCCTAATTGAGTAGGTAGCCTTCTACCGTCCCTAACTGTTATGGGTTCACCTGGGCGGCTTGCTTCACCTTGGGACCCTATGATGCCCTCGAGTTTTTGCATAAGGGTCGCACGGCCTGTATCCATTGGTGTACCTGTTGGGATGTTGGCACCACCTCCGACATAGCGACCTCCTTCTCTGGGTGTATCCATGGGTGATATGGTTAAAATTTAGTATCGTAATTATAGCATAAATTTTTTATTATGCAAATTTGCCTTGCGGATGCTGCTCCCGCAGGTAGGTTCTAATAGCGTCTATAGTGCAGCTCCATCCTCGTCGCAGACGAGTCGTTCCCATTAAGGTGCCCCGAATGGGGTGATTTTTATTTTATCTATGCATCTTGCATTACCCTCCTCTCTATTTGATCTAAGAGTATATCTGGCAAATCTCTTCGTTCACTCACTTCTATCACCTCTTGTCCAGGCTGGAGTAGAAAAGTTTGTTTCGGCTTGAAGTTAACACCAACTATATTTGCTACAGCCAAGTCTTGCCTGTCCCGTTCCATTGATCTAGTCGCTTTTGCTAGGAGCTGCACCACGCTTGACTCTTCTGTAAGAAGCTTAAATCCTACCAGAAAAATTCCTTCACGAGTGGTTTTTACTTGGGAAATAATTTTAGCAAGGGCAACTAAGTGTAAATCTAATCCATTTCCATCTGAGGCAATTTTCCCATCTACTTTTTGGGGTCCGTAGTCAGAAGCAGCCATCGCTAGAATGGCGATGTCCATATCTGGGCGAGCAACGCGCTCCAACAGACTCCTCTGATAATGATCAAAATCTGTAACAGGACTCAGGGTTAACCGGTCAGAAATGGCACGGTAGTTTTCAATTGCAGATCGTATTCTTTGCAATTCAGTTTCAATATCAACTTCTGGGTCTGCCATCAATTCTCTTCCAAATGGAAGCCTTGCATTTTCTGCATGGACATAATCAACTTTATGCCCCCTTAAAAGAGCTACTTCCGCGATAGCTGCACCCGTAGTTCCTTTGGAACGATTGGTTAGAATTCTGACGTCATCAACGGGTACCGCAGTGCCGCCACTCGAAATAACAAAATTTAGTGGTTTTCTCATGTAACAATTGCTAATGATTGTAAGGCCTGTCCTACTGATCCCTTCCCCAAGTTGTCAAATGCGACATGGACGGTAAACCGTGATCCTTCTTGCACCCAATACACATGTACTTCATCGGTCCCCACTACTTCGCCCCATTGAGGAGTCTTGTTACGGTGCACCACTCGCCCTGAAGTGAAAGGGTGCTCTGAATAAGGAACCTCTTCGGAGGTTTTTAAGTCGCCATGAATAGCCATGGTCGTACCACGGTAGCGTCTAGCCAACTGAGGGACCATTCTTAGTTCTAGCGCTTGTACGCCCAGATTGCTTTTGATTTCAGGAATATGAGGATGATTCAAGCCTGTATTTGGGACAATAAGGTCTTGTTCTGGATTCTCTTCAAAAAAAGTAACCCATTTTTTCCCACCCGTTGAGGCTCCACCAATGGCTTCAATATGAACCGCACTCCTAGTGTCGATTTGATTTCTTATAGGCCACAAGGCCAAGGAAGCGGCTGTAGCAAAACATCCCGGCCCGACAAGTCGAGTTGTTCCTTTTATAAGTTGTGGATTCAATTCTGGCAATGCATACTCCCATCCTTCTTTGCCTCGATGGATTCCAGAACAATCATAAATAACAAGACCGGGGTTGATGGCAGCTATTCCTTCTACTACCTCCAGACTATGCCTACGCGGAATGGCAGAGACTACTGCAGTGCAGTCCATCAAGGCTTTTACCTTTGCCTCGTACGAAGCCGTTCTCCAATCTAGATCAGGGGACCCCAGTTCAAAATCTTCGTGTGAGTCAAGCCTCCTCACAAACTCCGCCCCAATTGGCCCTGTTTTTCCTAAAAGGAGTACTTTTTTCATGTTATTTAATTAATTCGCTGGGCTCCCAGCTAAACATATCTCTAGTTACTCTACCCATTCCTTCTGGAGCCGACTCTCGTGGAAAATATCTATACTCTGTATGCTCATTAGATAGTTGGATCGCATTTGGATCACCCTCTACGTCAAGCAGATAGCCATGAACGACATAAAGTCGACCCCTCTTAACCTGTACCGCCCGCCTAACGGCAATTTTCCTTGCTACTACCGTGTTGAGAGCGGTTTCTTCAAAGGTTTCTCTCCTCACCGTTACATCTAATGGCTCTTTCCCAACGATATTCCCAGCTATTCTCAGAAACTCACGTCTCCCGCCTGGGAAACACCATTCGTTTGGGTATGATCTATCAAAGCTAGGTCTTTTCAAAAGCAACTTTTCCCCTAATGGATTCTGAATAATGCCTATTGCAACTTCAATAAGCTCCGGCTTGGCTCCACTTTCACACATGGCCACCCACAGTTCTCTTACCCTTTTCCATTCTGTTAAAGGGTCTTCAATTTCCTCTGCATGTGCCCACAATATGTTTTCCTTGGTCTCAATGGCCATTGCCTTCTTTAAAAATAGTTTCGCATTTTGACACTTAATTTAGATCCTGTCAATCCTTTCCAGACCCTCTTCAGGACTGTTTTTGCGCTTGTCTATGCTTACATTAGACTACCTGAATACCAAGAATACAGAGCAGGTGGAGAACCTTCTTTCCAATGTCTTACCCGAGAGGAACCGTCTGAACTAAAAATAATATCCATTTCATTGAGGCCAGTTTCTGCATCTTTTCCCAACTGTAAGACTCCATGTTCTTCATCAAATACAATAAATCCACTTTGAATTGCACTTGAAACTCCTGTAAGAAAATTCGCCCTACGCGCGTTTGCGTTTGGAAATTTTTCTTGTAGTTTAGTGGTTAAAAACCTTACTGGATCTACATCCCCAACTTGCAATGCAATACTTCGCCTCACTAGCATTAAAGCCTCTCGTAATTCATTGTTGGTTTCTATTTCATTGGCATCCCAATTCTCTATTCTTCTACCACGAACGGATTCTGCATAGTTAGGGTCGAATATCATTCGAGCATAACGCTTTTGCAGATAATCAGGCAGATCGCTTGGTATAATGGGTTCGAGTTCTGAGGCTGGACGCCAATTTGGCAGACTTATAGCTAAACCATTAGCTATATCTTGTCCGCGTGATGACCAGAGTTCAGAATAGTAGGATTCTAATTGAGTTCCTACGCTATCAAGTTCTTGGAGTATGGAAGGATATTCCCTGAAGTACCACCTGGCTCTGGCTATGTCTTGTCTTGCATAGACTACACTTCCAAAAATAAGATGATTCTTCCCTCTTGATATCTGGTCTTCTGTATATTGCTTGATCCTCTCCAGTAAAACTGTCCTGATAGCATCAGCGATGGATTGAGCCCTAGCTTCAGATTTGTCTTGCGTTTCACACAATTCAAGCGAAGCAAGATTGACTGCTAAATCATGAACTGCTGAGCCAGTCGTTGAAAGTACCGGGTAACTAAGGGGTTGTTTAGTAATGTTACGGAATCTCTCGAGACTGGCCTCGAATCGTGGGTTCAATAAATTGCTTGCGGTGGCCACCACTTGATCCTTGAGGTTTTTAGTACTAGCGAAATCTAGAAAAGCTTGAAGTGCCTCAACTTCCGCTAGCAATGCCCCATCCATATGGGAATATCTATGGAATGTGTCTTTGATACAATGCTTTACAATCTCAGGATTCGCTAAATTATCAGCTGTCAGCAACTCGTTGAGCCAATAGTTGTTATCTATGTCCGGAAAAAATTCGCTCATGTTCTCTCTTTCAACCCAGGCTAAATAAGGTGCTCCTTGAAAGCAGTGTGGAATATGTTCCGCTAACCTAGCAAAAGCCTGCTGCGCCACTTTGGGTGAACATCCGCACTCCTCGGCCATCCACCACAATATTTCGGAAAAATTTTCGGGCGATTTTATTCGATTGACCCCAGCTAGTTTTTCATCATCCTCTCCTGCCCATTCAGATATTTCAGGATAGTACTTAGCTAAAATAATTCTGTTTCTCAAGCTCAATCCTCTTATAGCTTCAGGTGTCAGATATTCGTGGAGTGCCATAAAACAGCTAGCCTTTTCTTCCCATGTGAGACCCAGTTCATAAATATCAAAAAAGACCTTTGTGAATTCCCCAGGGTTATTTACTAAATCCTGGCCTCCCTTCTCTTTTGGATCACCAAACCCATAGGGAGTACTCCAGGTCGATTCCTCTGCTCCACGGAGCGGGGATGCAGTATGTTCAGATTGAGACTTACTCATGATTTAGACTACGGTTGGCTAGTATAACAATAAGATTTAGATATGTCAATCCTCCCGTGTCTCCAAAAAAGGTTCTAATAGCGTCTATGGTGCAGCTCCAAGAGGTTTACAGGTCAAAAGAACGAGATCCCAATATCTCCAAAATCAGCTTTTTGACCGTAATCTGGGTCAGATGTCCCCCTTTATAGCTATACTCGGGAAAAGATCGCGAAGACTTGCGATGCGGGGATCTGGGTTAACTGTCGATCTGGCAGCATTACGGAAGAGACCTTGTACAGCGCCTATAACCCGTGGATCGTCGGTTACGGCCTCAGTAAGATATACCAGCTCACGGTCACTCCAATCCCTACCCCCGTTCAGCCAAGACAAAAAATTCTCAACACGATTAAAATTCAAAACAATGGGTGGCTTCAAATCTGGATCCCTATGAATAGCCACTTCCCTATCCAGCAAATAATCTCGGACTATTGGATCAGCCAAGAACATATCTGCCCATTGCTTGAGTTTTTCTGAATGACCTACTCGACTTCTATCTTTATCTCTTTCCCGTCCACTCATCTTTTGGAATTTGGCTCTCATCTCCGCTTCAATTCGGTCTATAATGGAAGCGATAGCGTCTTTTGTTTGTAAGGAGATTTCTCTTGATCCCTGTTCATCCACTAACTGTTTAAGAAGAAGGGTTATTCCAACGAAAAAGGAGATAGTTGGTGTCGAGTGCAGAGCTTTAATATCCTGGTCGCGAACTGATCTAGACACTCCCTCAATTTCACCATTAAATCGCTTCATAAGTGCTTCTCGGGTCATAGCCCTAACAACTTCTTCCTTTTCATAGCGCTCAGCTAGAGTGAAAAAACTTTCCAACTCAGCCAGCATTTCTTGTTCAGTAGGTGTAATCCTATACGGCCTACCCTGAATAGCATGAGCTATCCGTTCAACAACTTCAGGATGACTTTCTATGTCCTCCATGAGTCTGGGCTCCCAGGCTTGAAGGTCAAAATCTGGAAAATATTCTCGTATTTTACGCCGGTCAGTAA from Candidatus Gracilibacteria bacterium encodes:
- a CDS encoding phosphopantothenoylcysteine decarboxylase, which encodes MRKPLNFVISSGGTAVPVDDVRILTNRSKGTTGAAIAEVALLRGHKVDYVHAENARLPFGRELMADPEVDIETELQRIRSAIENYRAISDRLTLSPVTDFDHYQRSLLERVARPDMDIAILAMAASDYGPQKVDGKIASDGNGLDLHLVALAKIISQVKTTREGIFLVGFKLLTEESSVVQLLAKATRSMERDRQDLAVANIVGVNFKPKQTFLLQPGQEVIEVSERRDLPDILLDQIERRVMQDA
- a CDS encoding NUDIX hydrolase; amino-acid sequence: MAIETKENILWAHAEEIEDPLTEWKRVRELWVAMCESGAKPELIEVAIGIIQNPLGEKLLLKRPSFDRSYPNEWCFPGGRREFLRIAGNIVGKEPLDVTVRRETFEETALNTVVARKIAVRRAVQVKRGRLYVVHGYLLDVEGDPNAIQLSNEHTEYRYFPRESAPEGMGRVTRDMFSWEPSELIK